In one window of Dokdonia sp. PRO95 DNA:
- a CDS encoding LptF/LptG family permease, with translation MKILDWYIVKRYIGTFVTMLVLFIPIGIIVNLAEKIDKILANEAPFGEVALYYLNFTIYFANLLFPLFLFLSVIWFTSKLANNTEVIAFLSSGVSFSRFLRPYLIGATIVCAGAFFLGTYLAPRANKGYNEFIFEYLKKNKKDRETQNVYRQIDTGDYIYVSSFTPRTKTGRNFTWEHFEGNKMTYKMSAIRIRYNEEDTTYTLNSFKKRTITENGDILESKAKLDTVFNFDIDDLTPVEYIAETLSTPELRKFIAKEKSRGSSYISRYEVTLQKRYSLPVAAYILTIIAVAVSAMKRRGGMGINLAFGIVLAFVFIFFDKVFGTLAEQSDFPPLVAVWTPNILFAILAVYLLRNAKR, from the coding sequence TTGAAGATTCTAGATTGGTATATAGTCAAGCGATACATCGGGACATTTGTCACGATGCTTGTGCTATTTATACCTATAGGTATTATTGTAAATCTTGCTGAGAAGATTGATAAAATCTTAGCAAACGAAGCTCCTTTTGGTGAGGTGGCATTGTATTATCTCAATTTTACAATCTACTTTGCAAATCTTCTTTTTCCATTATTTCTGTTTCTGTCGGTAATTTGGTTTACGTCAAAACTGGCAAACAATACGGAGGTTATTGCCTTCTTGAGTAGTGGGGTATCTTTTTCTAGATTTTTAAGGCCTTATTTGATAGGGGCAACTATAGTATGTGCTGGTGCTTTCTTTTTAGGTACTTATCTTGCTCCACGTGCAAACAAGGGCTACAATGAGTTCATTTTTGAGTATTTAAAAAAGAACAAAAAAGATCGAGAAACGCAAAACGTTTATAGACAGATTGATACTGGGGATTATATCTATGTAAGCAGTTTTACACCACGTACAAAGACTGGGCGTAATTTTACATGGGAACATTTTGAAGGCAATAAAATGACTTACAAAATGAGCGCCATACGTATAAGATATAATGAAGAGGATACTACATATACTTTGAATAGCTTTAAGAAGCGAACGATTACAGAAAATGGTGATATATTAGAAAGTAAGGCAAAATTAGATACAGTATTTAACTTTGATATTGACGATCTCACCCCAGTAGAGTACATAGCAGAGACCTTAAGTACACCAGAATTAAGAAAATTTATTGCAAAAGAAAAATCAAGAGGGTCTTCTTATATAAGTCGCTATGAAGTGACTTTACAAAAACGCTATAGCTTACCTGTTGCTGCATATATTCTCACAATTATTGCAGTGGCTGTTAGCGCTATGAAGCGTCGTGGCGGTATGGGTATTAATCTTGCTTTTGGTATTGTGCTTGCGTTTGTTTTTATATTCTTTGATAAAGTTTTTGGAACGCTTGCAGAACAATCGGATTTTCCACCTTTAGTCGCAGTTTGGACACCTAACATACTTTTTGCTATACTCGCAGTATATCTTCTTCGCAATGCAAAACGATAA
- a CDS encoding Nramp family divalent metal transporter — MKAVPFKKLGPGLLFAGAAIGVSHLVQSTRAGADFGFGLLWALILVNIIKYPFFQFGPRYASATGNSLLVGYMKLGKPVLWVYFFLTLATMFTIQTAVTIVTAGIAVQLFGITSDVAIWSVAITMLCATILAIGKYRILDKLMKVIIITLTISTLVAVFFAFRESVINQGMGTPANLLQIIPTEGAAVAFLIAFMGWMPAPLDISIWHSLWTLEKRDSGKDGMRNSIFDFNVGYAGAVVLGICFMTLGALVMFGSGETFSPKGGVFAGQLINMYTASLGDWATLLIGIAAFTTMFSTTLTTLDASPRALEATTSLLGFGFKKRGYLFYLIILILGTCGILFFLISEMGALVKLATILSFLTAPFYAICNYLSLRDETIPEDARLSKGMNLLSIVSIIALLGFSIWYVVTLI, encoded by the coding sequence TTGAAAGCCGTACCCTTTAAAAAGTTAGGCCCAGGATTATTATTTGCTGGTGCGGCTATTGGTGTTTCTCACCTTGTACAAAGCACTAGAGCAGGCGCCGATTTTGGTTTTGGTCTACTGTGGGCTTTAATCCTCGTTAACATTATTAAGTATCCCTTCTTTCAATTTGGTCCTAGGTATGCTTCGGCAACGGGCAATAGTTTACTAGTGGGGTATATGAAACTTGGAAAACCTGTTTTATGGGTGTATTTCTTTTTGACACTGGCTACCATGTTTACCATTCAGACAGCAGTTACTATTGTAACGGCGGGAATTGCTGTTCAGCTGTTTGGAATTACTAGTGATGTAGCGATATGGAGTGTTGCTATTACAATGCTCTGTGCGACTATTTTGGCGATAGGTAAATATAGGATACTCGATAAATTAATGAAAGTGATTATTATCACACTTACTATAAGTACGCTTGTGGCAGTCTTTTTTGCTTTTCGCGAAAGCGTAATTAATCAAGGGATGGGAACTCCTGCAAACTTGCTTCAAATTATACCAACCGAAGGGGCGGCTGTGGCATTTTTGATTGCTTTTATGGGGTGGATGCCAGCGCCACTTGATATTTCGATATGGCACTCACTGTGGACATTAGAAAAAAGAGATTCAGGTAAGGATGGAATGCGCAATTCAATTTTTGATTTTAATGTTGGGTATGCTGGCGCGGTTGTGCTGGGTATTTGTTTTATGACCTTAGGAGCATTAGTCATGTTTGGTAGCGGAGAGACATTTTCTCCTAAGGGAGGTGTTTTTGCTGGACAACTTATCAATATGTATACGGCCAGTCTGGGAGACTGGGCAACCTTGCTTATAGGGATTGCTGCATTTACAACAATGTTTAGCACTACGCTTACTACATTAGACGCGTCTCCTAGAGCGCTTGAGGCTACAACCTCATTATTAGGTTTTGGTTTTAAGAAACGAGGATACTTATTTTATTTAATAATCTTAATTCTTGGAACCTGCGGGATACTATTTTTTTTAATAAGCGAGATGGGAGCTCTCGTAAAACTCGCGACAATTTTATCTTTTCTAACTGCTCCATTTTATGCCATTTGTAACTATTTATCATTGAGAGATGAAACCATTCCCGAAGATGCGAGGCTCTCTAAAGGAATGAATTTGCTCAGTATTGTGAGTATAATTGCTTTGTTAGGCTTCAGTATCTGGTATGTTGTTACATTGATTTAA
- a CDS encoding anti-sigma factor — protein MSDRVSQFLESDLLERYLLGATSPIESQEAEHFIAKYPEVEQTYIELQENLENYATSYAAKAPDELRASIVKATRTKPKRALPILAITACMIAAFFGLVAIMIYNQNQELLEDRRFTSNLLENLNDDIVSNREMLQSVEEQFMILNNTSTQKYILQGNVRAQRLEAVAYVNELEQRSYIHVNSLPELPDEQVYQMWASVDGTLVPLDILKVTKDNLVEIPYEERMASINITIEPKGGSKEATQANEVATINFDNN, from the coding sequence ATGAGTGATAGAGTTTCACAATTTTTAGAGAGCGATTTATTAGAGCGTTACCTTCTAGGAGCTACCTCGCCTATAGAATCTCAGGAAGCTGAGCATTTTATAGCTAAGTATCCAGAGGTGGAGCAGACTTATATAGAATTACAAGAAAACCTTGAGAATTATGCGACATCATATGCTGCAAAAGCGCCTGATGAATTGCGTGCTAGTATAGTAAAAGCAACTAGGACTAAGCCTAAACGTGCTTTGCCTATTCTTGCGATTACGGCATGTATGATTGCAGCATTTTTTGGGCTAGTAGCTATTATGATTTACAACCAAAATCAAGAGTTGTTAGAAGATCGAAGGTTTACATCAAATCTACTTGAAAACTTAAATGATGATATTGTTTCAAATAGGGAGATGTTACAGTCTGTAGAGGAGCAATTTATGATTCTCAATAATACCTCAACTCAGAAATATATTTTACAAGGTAATGTACGTGCACAGCGACTAGAGGCTGTTGCCTACGTCAACGAGCTAGAGCAGCGTTCATACATACACGTTAATTCGTTGCCAGAGCTTCCAGACGAGCAAGTATACCAGATGTGGGCATCTGTAGATGGTACACTTGTACCTCTAGACATCTTAAAAGTCACAAAAGATAATCTGGTTGAGATTCCATATGAAGAACGCATGGCTAGTATTAATATTACCATAGAGCCTAAAGGTGGGAGCAAGGAAGCTACACAAGCAAATGAAGTTGCGACCATAAATTTTGATAATAATTAA
- a CDS encoding sigma-70 family RNA polymerase sigma factor, whose product MEVTPEKIILEISRAKEGKQSAFNFLLNSFWSEVYGFQLKRTRNAYDAEDITIQTFSKAFSKIDTYKEEYRFATWLITISKNIHIDIIRKKESSIRSHISDRDDERIKKVADLNPSPEDVLIKEQNLSELLAYIKTLKPHYQEIINLRYFQEMSYKEMAEYLEEPMSNVKVKLLRARRLLANVIKTEDN is encoded by the coding sequence GTGGAAGTAACCCCCGAAAAAATTATTCTAGAAATATCCCGAGCAAAAGAAGGAAAGCAAAGTGCTTTCAATTTCTTGCTTAATTCATTTTGGAGTGAAGTTTATGGATTCCAACTTAAGCGTACTAGGAATGCGTATGATGCAGAGGATATAACTATCCAGACTTTTTCAAAGGCATTTTCAAAAATAGATACTTATAAAGAAGAGTATAGGTTTGCCACTTGGCTAATTACCATTTCAAAAAATATACATATTGACATAATTAGAAAAAAAGAGTCTTCTATAAGATCTCATATTTCTGATCGTGACGATGAGCGAATAAAGAAAGTTGCCGACTTGAATCCCTCCCCAGAAGATGTACTTATTAAGGAGCAGAATTTATCTGAATTACTAGCTTATATTAAAACCTTAAAGCCTCATTATCAGGAAATAATTAATTTGCGTTACTTTCAAGAGATGAGCTATAAGGAAATGGCAGAGTATCTTGAAGAGCCTATGAGCAATGTAAAAGTCAAGCTTCTGCGTGCTCGTAGATTGCTCGCAAATGTTATTAAAACAGAAGATAATTGA
- a CDS encoding acetyl-CoA carboxylase carboxyltransferase subunit alpha, with amino-acid sequence MEYLDFELPIKELEEQLEKCALIGQESDVDVTQTCKQIEKKLAATKKDIYKNLTAWQRVQLSRHPNRPYTLDYINAICGDTFLELHGDRNVKDDKAMIGGLGKIGDQSFMFIGQQKGYNTKTRQYRNFGMANPEGYRKALRLMKSAEKFGVPVVSIVDTPGAYPGLEAEERGQGEAIARNILEMTRLKVPIIVMIIGEGASGGALGIGVGNKVLMLENTWYSVISPESCSSILWRSWEYKEQAAEALKLTATDMKKQKLIDEIIKEPLGGAHANRPETFLTVKESILKAFDEFKNLSPTELVEQRMNKYSEMGVFKG; translated from the coding sequence ATGGAATATTTAGATTTCGAATTACCAATCAAAGAGCTTGAAGAGCAACTGGAAAAATGTGCCTTAATAGGGCAGGAGAGTGATGTAGACGTTACCCAGACTTGTAAGCAAATAGAAAAAAAACTAGCCGCTACCAAAAAGGATATTTATAAAAATCTTACCGCATGGCAGCGTGTTCAATTATCAAGACACCCTAATCGTCCTTATACTTTAGATTACATAAATGCTATCTGTGGTGATACTTTTTTAGAGCTTCACGGAGATCGTAATGTAAAAGACGATAAAGCAATGATAGGTGGCCTAGGAAAGATAGGTGATCAATCATTTATGTTCATAGGACAGCAAAAGGGGTACAACACAAAAACTAGACAGTACCGTAACTTCGGTATGGCAAATCCAGAAGGATATCGTAAGGCATTACGCCTCATGAAAAGTGCTGAAAAGTTTGGAGTACCTGTAGTTTCTATAGTAGATACACCAGGAGCATATCCAGGTCTAGAAGCAGAAGAACGTGGACAAGGAGAAGCAATTGCACGTAACATCCTTGAGATGACACGCCTTAAAGTGCCTATTATTGTAATGATTATAGGAGAAGGAGCTAGTGGTGGAGCCTTAGGAATAGGTGTAGGTAATAAAGTATTGATGCTTGAGAATACTTGGTACTCTGTAATCTCACCAGAGTCATGCTCTTCAATTTTATGGAGAAGCTGGGAGTATAAAGAGCAAGCAGCAGAGGCTTTAAAGCTTACTGCAACAGATATGAAAAAGCAAAAGCTCATAGACGAAATAATAAAAGAACCATTAGGTGGAGCACATGCAAACCGCCCAGAGACTTTTCTTACTGTAAAGGAGTCTATTTTAAAAGCTTTTGACGAATTTAAGAACTTATCACCAACAGAACTGGTGGAACAAAGGATGAATAAATATTCAGAAATGGGAGTCTTCAAAGGCTAA
- the dnaB gene encoding replicative DNA helicase — protein MEQTKPKPAYNTSKGQVISLEKGKIPPQALDLEVVVLGALMIDKKGVDEVIDILSPEVFYKEQHKHVFEAIRVLFEEGQPVDLLTVSEQLKKMGKLVEAGGDYYLIQLTQKVASSAHIEYHARIILQKFIQRSLIKISNEIIEEAYDETTDVFDLLDTAETKLYEVTQGNVKRSSESAQNLVIQAKKRIEEIANQEGLSGIPTGFHKVDELTSGWQPSDLIIVAARPGMGKTAMTLTMARNMAVDQNVPVAFFSLEMSSVQLITRLISSETGLSSEKLRTGKLEKHEWEQLNVKVKSLEKAPLFIDDTPSLSIFDLRAKARRLASQFGIKIIMIDYLQLMTGGSANKGGGNREQEISMISRNLKALAKELSVPVIALSQLSRAVETRGGSKRPLLSDLRESGAIEQDADIVSFIYRPEYYKIEEWDDDERSPTEGQGEFIVAKHRNGGLDNIRLKFIGHLGKFDNLDDFSTPYEFASSMNAAANDDSFNPNALPSADDAFGGPPPGLPSEEEDDGVPF, from the coding sequence ATGGAACAAACGAAGCCGAAGCCAGCATATAATACTTCTAAAGGTCAAGTAATTAGCCTTGAAAAAGGTAAAATACCACCACAAGCACTTGATCTTGAGGTTGTTGTGCTTGGTGCGCTTATGATTGATAAGAAGGGTGTTGATGAGGTGATTGATATCTTATCACCAGAGGTATTCTACAAGGAGCAGCACAAACATGTATTTGAAGCGATAAGAGTTCTCTTTGAAGAAGGCCAGCCTGTCGACTTATTAACTGTTTCTGAGCAACTTAAGAAAATGGGTAAGCTAGTTGAAGCTGGTGGTGATTATTACCTTATTCAACTTACGCAAAAAGTAGCATCTTCTGCTCACATCGAGTATCACGCTCGTATCATTTTACAGAAGTTTATACAGCGCTCTCTCATTAAAATCTCAAACGAAATTATTGAAGAGGCGTATGATGAGACCACAGATGTTTTTGATCTTCTAGATACTGCAGAGACAAAGTTATATGAGGTAACACAGGGAAATGTAAAACGTAGTTCTGAGAGCGCTCAGAACCTTGTTATACAAGCAAAAAAGCGAATAGAAGAGATAGCAAACCAAGAGGGATTATCTGGTATTCCTACTGGTTTTCATAAAGTAGATGAACTTACTTCTGGCTGGCAACCGTCAGATTTAATTATTGTTGCTGCTCGTCCAGGTATGGGTAAAACGGCGATGACGCTTACCATGGCGCGTAACATGGCAGTAGATCAGAATGTACCCGTTGCTTTCTTTTCTCTGGAGATGTCTTCTGTACAGCTTATTACACGTTTGATTTCTTCAGAAACTGGTTTGTCATCAGAAAAGCTTCGTACAGGTAAATTAGAAAAACACGAGTGGGAACAACTCAATGTAAAAGTAAAGAGTCTCGAGAAAGCGCCTTTATTTATAGATGATACACCATCGCTGTCTATTTTTGACTTACGAGCAAAGGCAAGACGTCTAGCATCGCAGTTTGGTATTAAAATAATAATGATTGATTACCTCCAGCTTATGACGGGAGGATCTGCAAATAAAGGAGGAGGTAACCGTGAACAAGAGATATCGATGATTTCTCGTAACCTTAAGGCACTAGCAAAGGAGCTTAGTGTTCCTGTAATTGCACTATCCCAGCTATCGCGTGCGGTGGAAACTCGTGGAGGTAGTAAAAGACCTTTACTTTCTGACCTTCGTGAATCTGGAGCGATCGAGCAGGATGCAGATATTGTATCTTTTATTTACCGTCCAGAATATTACAAAATTGAAGAATGGGATGATGATGAGCGTAGCCCAACCGAGGGACAAGGAGAGTTTATTGTTGCAAAACACCGTAATGGTGGATTAGATAACATACGTCTCAAATTTATTGGACATCTCGGTAAGTTTGACAACTTAGATGACTTCTCGACACCTTATGAGTTTGCGAGTAGCATGAATGCCGCTGCAAATGATGATTCCTTTAATCCTAATGCACTACCTAGTGCAGATGATGCCTTTGGAGGACCACCACCAGGACTTCCAAGTGAAGAAGAAGATGATGGAGTTCCTTTTTAA
- a CDS encoding RNA polymerase sigma factor: MKTFVEKHIVELLKAGDERAIGLLYDNYADALYGVAIKVTHDEELAQDVLQESFVKIWKNAHKYDADKARLFTWLFRVVQNTAIDKVRSRKRKMNKEVQTDDSNVYHLQSTSLAIEHMDLQEHADGLEDKYRVVIDALFFQGMTQQEASDELNIPLGTVKSRLKIGLRELRKLFGVLFFMISVL; encoded by the coding sequence TTGAAGACATTTGTCGAAAAACATATTGTAGAACTCCTTAAGGCTGGAGATGAGCGTGCTATAGGGTTATTATATGACAACTATGCAGATGCATTGTATGGTGTAGCGATTAAAGTGACTCATGATGAAGAGCTTGCTCAAGACGTATTACAAGAGTCTTTTGTGAAAATCTGGAAAAACGCACATAAGTATGATGCAGACAAAGCGCGTCTATTTACGTGGCTTTTTAGGGTGGTCCAGAATACGGCTATAGACAAAGTGCGTAGCCGCAAAAGAAAAATGAATAAAGAAGTCCAAACAGACGATTCTAACGTATATCATTTACAGTCTACATCACTAGCTATAGAACATATGGATCTTCAAGAACATGCAGATGGGCTTGAAGATAAATATAGGGTTGTTATTGATGCTTTGTTTTTTCAAGGAATGACTCAGCAAGAAGCGAGTGATGAGTTAAATATCCCGTTAGGTACCGTAAAGTCTAGGTTAAAAATAGGCTTACGAGAACTGCGTAAACTGTTTGGAGTATTATTTTTTATGATCAGTGTGTTATGA
- a CDS encoding fasciclin domain-containing protein — protein MKPKNIILIAVISFFSLSTYAQSDVVDIILLSEDHTTFITTIKAAGLVSTLKKSGPYTIFAPTNEAFDKLPPKQLANLLNPENKATLASILSYHVIAGSLTETEIINKINVENGSFTLQTVNGQQLVATLKDNKIAITDTTGHTSLLTKTDINGKNGIIHVADTVLSPSN, from the coding sequence ATGAAACCCAAAAATATAATTTTAATTGCAGTAATCTCATTCTTTTCGTTATCCACTTATGCACAATCAGACGTGGTAGACATCATCTTACTCTCTGAAGATCACACAACATTTATTACGACCATAAAAGCTGCAGGGCTTGTATCAACACTTAAAAAAAGTGGACCATACACCATATTTGCCCCCACTAATGAAGCGTTTGATAAACTACCTCCTAAACAACTAGCAAACCTTCTCAACCCAGAAAACAAAGCAACGCTCGCATCTATTCTGTCATATCACGTCATAGCCGGATCACTAACCGAGACAGAAATAATAAATAAAATAAATGTAGAAAATGGCAGTTTTACATTACAGACAGTAAATGGCCAGCAGCTCGTGGCTACCTTAAAGGATAATAAAATAGCAATTACAGATACAACGGGTCACACTTCGCTTCTCACTAAGACCGATATCAATGGGAAAAACGGCATCATACACGTGGCAGATACAGTGCTATCACCTAGCAACTAA
- a CDS encoding glycosyltransferase, translating to MEQIFTLLFYIFIGVTFINVTFYVFYWLFAFAKISNTNTSSFPPVSVIICAKNESANLQKNIPKILSQDYPEFEVILINDASSDDTEDIMEAFKLANVNVQQVNVVNNETFWGNKKYALTLGIKRAQHKHMLFTDADCVPASDQWLQHMASSFNEDKEIVLGYGAYEKIKGSWVNKLIRFETLMTALQYFSWAKAGRPYMGVGRNLAYTSDVFYEQKGFINHIKIQSGDDDLFVNEASTRKNTAIQFSPESFTISTPKKTFASWITQKRRHISTAVHYKFLEKSLLALFYISQCLFLVGAVALLVIQFNWEWVALIIGVRYVCAWITVGCSAARLQEKDLTYLYPIYEIALVCVQMSIFICNLITKPTRWK from the coding sequence TTGGAACAAATCTTTACACTACTTTTTTATATATTTATAGGAGTCACGTTTATTAACGTGACTTTTTATGTTTTCTATTGGTTATTCGCTTTCGCGAAAATATCTAATACCAATACAAGTTCGTTTCCTCCAGTTTCGGTAATTATTTGTGCCAAAAACGAGTCGGCAAATCTCCAGAAAAACATTCCAAAAATATTATCTCAAGACTATCCAGAATTTGAAGTTATTTTAATTAATGACGCATCTTCTGATGATACAGAAGATATTATGGAAGCATTTAAACTGGCCAATGTAAATGTACAGCAAGTAAATGTGGTGAATAATGAGACTTTCTGGGGTAATAAAAAATACGCACTCACCCTTGGTATAAAACGAGCACAGCATAAGCATATGTTATTTACAGATGCAGATTGTGTTCCAGCATCAGACCAATGGTTACAGCACATGGCTTCTTCTTTTAATGAGGATAAGGAAATAGTGCTAGGTTATGGTGCTTATGAAAAAATTAAAGGGTCTTGGGTTAATAAGCTTATAAGATTTGAAACATTGATGACTGCTTTACAATATTTTAGTTGGGCAAAAGCAGGAAGACCATACATGGGCGTAGGACGCAATCTAGCCTATACGTCTGATGTTTTTTATGAGCAAAAGGGATTTATTAACCATATTAAAATTCAAAGTGGTGATGATGACCTGTTTGTAAACGAAGCCAGTACACGTAAGAATACTGCTATCCAGTTTTCTCCAGAATCATTCACAATTTCTACTCCTAAGAAGACCTTTGCGAGCTGGATCACTCAGAAGCGTAGACACATAAGCACTGCGGTACATTATAAGTTTTTAGAGAAATCACTGCTAGCCCTTTTTTATATTAGTCAGTGTTTGTTTTTGGTAGGAGCGGTTGCTCTTCTTGTGATTCAGTTTAACTGGGAGTGGGTAGCGCTCATTATTGGTGTACGTTATGTATGTGCATGGATTACCGTAGGTTGTAGTGCTGCGCGTTTACAAGAAAAAGATCTCACCTATTTGTACCCCATTTATGAGATAGCGTTAGTATGTGTGCAAATGAGTATCTTTATCTGTAACCTTATTACAAAACCAACACGGTGGAAGTAA
- a CDS encoding DMT family transporter, translating to MQNDKLKAYLHFHLIVFIWGFTAVLGALITIDAVPLVWFRMGLASIFIFAYIKMRGVSLAVSRKTLMGFAIAGLVIAVHWLTFFGAIKESNVSITLAMMSTGAFFTALLEPIFYKRKVIWYELLFGAIVVGALYVIFEVETAYQTGILLALFSAFLSAVFTLINGKFIENHHPTKISFYELLIGSLCVTAYLVIARTDTFFSAQFFALPTMDWVYIGILASVCTAYAFIAAVAVMKHLSPYTIMLTINLEPVYGILLAFIVLGDAEQMSSEFYYGALVILAVVIANGVLKNSKKFKAVKQA from the coding sequence ATGCAAAACGATAAGCTCAAAGCATACCTCCATTTTCACCTCATAGTATTTATTTGGGGATTTACAGCTGTACTAGGAGCACTCATCACTATTGATGCTGTGCCGTTAGTTTGGTTCAGAATGGGACTGGCAAGTATATTCATATTTGCATACATAAAGATGCGAGGTGTCTCTCTCGCGGTATCACGTAAGACATTAATGGGTTTTGCTATTGCAGGTCTAGTAATTGCCGTTCACTGGCTTACATTTTTTGGGGCTATTAAAGAGTCTAATGTTTCCATTACACTTGCGATGATGAGTACCGGAGCATTTTTTACAGCTTTGCTAGAGCCTATATTTTATAAACGTAAGGTGATCTGGTATGAGCTCTTATTTGGAGCAATAGTAGTAGGAGCTCTATATGTTATTTTTGAAGTAGAGACAGCATATCAAACGGGAATATTGCTAGCATTGTTTTCTGCCTTTCTATCGGCAGTGTTTACGTTGATTAATGGGAAATTTATAGAAAATCATCATCCTACAAAAATATCTTTTTACGAGTTGCTCATTGGTAGTTTATGTGTGACGGCTTATCTTGTGATCGCTAGAACAGACACGTTCTTTTCTGCTCAGTTTTTTGCTTTGCCCACCATGGATTGGGTATACATTGGTATATTAGCCTCTGTATGTACGGCATACGCATTTATAGCAGCGGTAGCAGTTATGAAACATTTAAGCCCATATACAATCATGCTTACTATTAATCTTGAACCCGTATATGGAATATTACTAGCCTTTATTGTGCTAGGAGATGCAGAACAAATGAGTTCAGAGTTTTACTATGGCGCGCTTGTTATTCTCGCCGTAGTTATTGCAAATGGAGTGCTTAAGAATAGTAAAAAATTCAAGGCTGTTAAACAAGCTTGA
- the tgt gene encoding tRNA guanosine(34) transglycosylase Tgt produces the protein MQFDLLTTDPASQARAGKLTTDHGVIETPIFMPVGTVASVKGVHQRELREDINPDIILGNTYHLYLRPKMDIMQKAGGLHKFMNWDRPILTDSGGYQVYSLSNRRKIKEEGVRFKSHVDGSMHLFTPENVMEIQRQIGADIMMAFDECTPYPCDYRYAKRSMHMTHRWLDRCINHFNKIPALYGHEQALFPIVQGSTYKDLRAQSAEYIANAGAFGNAIGGLSVGEPAEEMYGMTEVVTAILPKDKPRYLMGVGTPINILENIALGVDMFDCVMPTRNARNGMLFTAHGSINIKNLKWEEDFSPIDEMGLTWVDTEYSKAYLRHLFKCHELLGMQIATIHNLGFYMWLVREARKHILAGDFVTWKEMMVKQMDNRL, from the coding sequence ATGCAATTTGACTTACTTACAACAGATCCTGCATCTCAAGCGAGAGCAGGAAAACTTACTACAGATCACGGTGTCATTGAGACGCCTATTTTTATGCCCGTAGGAACGGTGGCATCTGTAAAGGGTGTTCACCAGCGCGAGCTTAGAGAAGATATTAATCCAGATATTATATTAGGTAATACTTATCACCTGTATTTGCGTCCTAAAATGGATATCATGCAAAAGGCAGGTGGATTACATAAATTCATGAACTGGGACCGACCTATTCTTACAGATAGTGGAGGGTATCAAGTATACTCTCTTTCTAATAGACGTAAGATTAAGGAAGAAGGGGTGCGTTTTAAGTCACACGTTGATGGGTCTATGCACTTATTTACACCTGAAAATGTGATGGAAATACAGCGCCAGATAGGTGCAGATATTATGATGGCATTTGATGAGTGTACACCATACCCATGTGATTACCGTTATGCAAAGAGGTCTATGCATATGACGCATAGATGGTTGGATCGTTGTATTAATCATTTTAATAAAATTCCAGCATTATACGGTCATGAGCAAGCATTATTTCCTATTGTACAGGGAAGTACTTATAAGGACTTAAGAGCACAATCTGCCGAATACATTGCAAATGCAGGGGCTTTTGGGAATGCTATAGGAGGACTCTCTGTAGGAGAACCAGCCGAAGAAATGTATGGAATGACAGAAGTGGTTACTGCTATATTGCCTAAGGATAAGCCTAGATATTTAATGGGAGTAGGTACTCCTATAAATATTTTAGAAAATATTGCGTTAGGTGTAGATATGTTTGACTGTGTGATGCCTACTCGTAATGCTCGTAACGGTATGTTATTTACTGCCCATGGTAGTATAAACATTAAAAACCTCAAGTGGGAAGAAGACTTTTCACCTATAGACGAAATGGGTCTTACTTGGGTAGATACAGAATATAGTAAAGCTTACCTTCGTCACTTGTTTAAATGCCATGAGCTATTGGGAATGCAAATTGCCACTATTCATAATTTAGGATTTTACATGTGGTTAGTACGTGAAGCTCGCAAGCATATTCTTGCAGGAGACTTTGTAACTTGGAAAGAAATGATGGTTAAACAAATGGATAATCGTTTATAA